In one window of Henckelia pumila isolate YLH828 chromosome 1, ASM3356847v2, whole genome shotgun sequence DNA:
- the LOC140861638 gene encoding uncharacterized protein, with product MDKAWMSKNRLSHEYEAGVESFMQFAMQNANDPNEIPCPCTRCGNLQMKDVRTIRAHLCCNGMDLTYHTWIWHGERSTVKNPMNDSDQVGPDEHKYFTKETIDMVHDAYDSYAENPSQFHKILEDAEKPLYSGCTKFTKLTALVKLFNLKAKYSWSDKSFTDLLSLLGEMLPDHNELPLSYYDAKKSFSALGMNYVKIHACPNDCILYRKEFEDLSNCPICGMLRWKLGNNSVVNEGIPAKVLWYFPPIPRFQRLFRNKEVSKELTWHADKRICDGYLRHPADSPAWKVVDHKWPDFASESRNLRLAISADGINPHSLMSSAYSCWPVVMITYNLPPWLCMNRKFMMLTLLISGPKQPGNDIEVYLAPLVDDLKCLWDIGVDAYDAYRKEYFSLRAVLLWTINDFPAYGNMSGCVVKGYQACPICGEETYSTRLKHSRKMSYTGHRRFLPRNHPNRRQKKAFNGKQEFNPAPKPLTGLEVLERVDKINYRSGKMSGKLKRKELETKSCWKRKSIFFELEYWKLLHVRHVLDVMHIEKNVCEILIGTILNVPGKTKDGVAARLDLVEMNVRTDLAPKMEENRTFLPAACYTLSRAEKKKLCNSLFGMKVPTGYSSNVKNLVSMKDLKLVGLKSHDYHTLMQQLFPIAIRDVLPKHVRDTIIRLCGFFNVLCNKVIDVSNLDGLQREIVTLLCMLEKYFPPSFFDIMVHLTVHLVREVKLCGPVWYRQMYPFERFMKILKGYVRNRNRPEGCIAECYVAEEAVEFCSDYMSNVHTIRIPTRHRQLQLTRPLSGAVVHSTSLDELHQVHRYVLENDVDVDPYIEEHMTFLNEKFPNKANSKKWLQDEHNRAFANWLRDRVGSVVGHSTCQISERLKWIARGPSNQVLKYSSYLIDGVTYHTKECDDTRVVQNSGVSLIAKTMQVASAKDKHPVVSDMIFFGVIQEIWVLDYHKYQVPMFKCNWVENNNGIKVDDLGFTLANLKRVGFKSDSFILASQAKQVFYIEDPQDPTWHVVLTTPTKEYIEFISEDVLENSVIHYQSFTRGFLPMEPLDVDEKDENEPPCIREDCDGTWELSLGKLEV from the exons ATGGACAAAGCTTGGATGTCAAAGAACAGATTATCACATGAATATGAGGCTGGGGTAGAATCTTTTATGCAATTTGCAATGCAAAATGCCAACGATCCAAATGAAATACCTTGCCCCTGCACAAGATGTGGTAATCTACAGATGAAAGATGTTCGCACTATAAGGGCACATTTGTGTTGTAATGGCATGGATTTAACATATCATACATGGATTTGGCACGGGGAAAGATCTACGGTCAAGAACCCAATGAATGATAGTGATCAAGTAGGACCAGATGAACACAAATATTTTACCAAGGAAACTATAGATATGGTACATGATGCATATGATAGCTATGCTGAGAATCCAAGCCAATTTCATAAGATACTTGAAGATGCCGAGAAACCTTTATACTCTGGATGCACAAAATTTACAAAGTTAACAGCACttgtgaaattatttaatttgaaagcAAAATATAGTTGGAGCGATAAAAGTTTCACTGACTTGCTTAGTTTGTTAGGAGAAATGCTTCCTGATCACAATGAATTGCCTTTATCCTACTATGATGCAAAGAAAAGCTTCAGTGCATTAggaatgaattatgtgaaaataCATGCTTGCCCTAATGATTGTATCTTGTACCGAAAAGAGTTTGAGGACTTGTCCAATTGTCCTATTTGCGGTATGCTTAGGTGGAAGTTGGGTAATAATTCTGTGGTGAATGAAGGTATTCCTGCAAAGGTTCTTTGGTACTTCCCACCTATTCCAAGATTTCAAAGATTATTTCGGAACAAAGAGGTGTCTAAAGAGTTAACTTGgcatgctgataaaagaatttGTGATGGATACTTGCGTCATCCAGCTGATTCGCCGGCTTGGAAAGTAGTGGATCACAAATGGCCGGATTTTGCATCGGAGTCAAGAAATCTTAGATTGGCCATATCAGCAGATGGGATCAATCCCCATAGTTTGATGAGTTCTGCATATAGCTGTTGGCCAGTTGTGATGATCACTTACAACCTTCCTCCATGGTTGTGTATGAATAGAAAATTTATGATGCTGACTTTATTGATTTCTGGACCCAAACAACCTGGAAATGATATTGAAGTTTATTTAGCACCTCTAGTTGATGACTTAAAATGCTTATGGGATATAGGTGTTGATGCATATGATGCATATCGGAAAGAATATTTCTCGCTCAGAGCTGTCTTACTATGGACAATCAATGATTTTCCTGCTTATGGGAACATGTCAGGTTGTGTTGTGAAAGGATATCAAGCATGCCCTATCTGTGGGGAAGAAACATATTCGACCAGGTTGAAGCATAGTAGAAAAATGTCATATACAGGTCATCGAAGGTTTCTTCCTAGAAATCATCCTAATCGAAGGCAAAAAAAAGCTTTTAATGGGAAACAAGAGTTTAACCCCGCACCAAAACCATTAACTGGGCTTGAAGTGTTGGAAAGAGTTGATAAGATTAACTATCGTTCGGGAAAAATGAGTGGGAAGCTTAAGCGCAAGGAGTTGGAAACAAAATCATGCTGGAAAAGAAAATCTATATTCTTTGAACTAGAGTATTGGAAACTTCTACATGTTCGACATGTGCTTGATGTGATGCACATTGAAAAAAATGTTTGTGAAATTCTTATTGGTACGATACTTAATGTTCCAGGAAAAACAAAGGATGGGGTAGCCGCTAGACTAGACCTTGTGGAGATGAATGTGAGGACTGATTTGGCACCAAAGATGGAGGAGAATAGAACTTTTTTGCCAGCAGCTTGTTATACACTAAGTAGGGCtgagaaaaaaaaactttgcaaTTCTTTGTTTGGAATGAAAGTCCCGACAGGTTACTCCTCTAATGTTAAAAATCTGGTGTCAATGAAGGACTTGAAACTTGTTGGCCTCAAGTCACATGACTACCACACTTTGATGCAACAATTGTTTCCAATCGCCATCCGCGATGTCTTGCCTAAACATGTTAGAGATACTATCATCCGGTTGTGTGGGTTCTTCAATGTTTTATGCAATAAAGTGATAGATGTCTCAAATTTGGATGGTCTGCAAAGAGAGATTGTTACCCTATTGTGTatgcttgaaaaatattttccaccatcGTTTTTCGATATAATGGTTCATTTAACTGTCCATCTTGTGCGGGAGGTAAAATTGTGTGGACCTGTTTGGTATAGGCAGATGTACCCATTTGAAAGATTCATGAAGATCTTGAAAGGCTATGTGCGAAATCGCAATCGACCTGAAGGGTGTATAGCCGAATGTTACGTTGCTGAAGAGGCTGTGGAATTTTGCTCCGACTACATGTCTAATGTTCATACAATTAGGATCCCAACAAGGCATCGCCAATTACAACTTACTAGGCCTTTATCTGGTGCCGTAGTGCACTCCACTAGCCTTGATGAGTTGCATCAAGTGCATCGCTATGTGTTGGAAAATGATGTTGACGTTGATCCATATATCGA ggaACACATGACATTTCTGAATGAAAAATTTCCCAATAAAGCTAATTCCAAAAAGTGGTTACAAGATGAGCACAACCGCGCATTTGCTAACTGGTTACGTGACCGT GTTGGAAGTGTTGTTGGTCATTCCACCTGTCAAATATCAGAAAGATTGAAGTGGATAGCCCGTGGACCTAGCAATCAAGTGTTAAAGTACTCTAGCTATCTGATTGATGGGGTAACTTATCATACAAAAGAGTGTGATGATACACGAGTTGTTCAAAACTCTGGAGTAAGCTTAATTGCAAAAACAATGCAAGTTGCCAGTGCAAAGGACAAACATCCAGTTGTGTCAGACATGATTTTTTTTGGAGTCATTCAAGAGATATGGGTACTCGATTACCACAAATATCAAGTTCCAATGTTTAAATGTAATTGGGTTGAGAATAATAACGGCATTAAAGTTGATGATCTTGGTTTTACGTTGGCGAACTTGAAAAGAGTTGGATTCAAATCTGACTCTTTTATCTTAGCCAGTCAAGCAAAGCAGGTGTTTTATATTGAAGATCCTCAAGATCCTACATGGCATGTTGTACTTACTACTCCTACCAAGGAGTACATTGAATTCATATCTGAGGATGTGTTGGAAAACTCTGTAATTCATTATCAATCTTTTACTAGAGGATTTCTACCAATGGAACCATTGGATGTTGATGAAAAAGATGAAAATGAACCACCATGCATTCGTGAAGATTGTGATGGAACTTGG GAACTGTCATTGGGGAAACTTgaggtttga
- the LOC140874852 gene encoding uncharacterized protein, with translation MEAREQFRKGYHNGKAAENNEAEPVESTETEMTRSSRGRTRLDKVVRQRVQGVRKDVMFNKIGQPIGEFAAEMQSYIGVLAREKIKISYKTWKQVPSDVKELIWESVNLTYNISPSWRKGCLHSANSKWRQYKAHLTEKFIFSKLDKPEELKEPPSGYGIPRDDWSSFVITRMSVDFINLSAEQKKRRMQNIYPHRLSRKGYAQFADEIASELCDDDDVNRALIWKKGLVNKEGEVEGDDLKMKIEKIDEYVQKKRDGKLHFEGSKKDILSNVLDSEEHGGRVRGVGGHITPTFYFNVGTLWKSPTGDGHLLMQHKKELSEAKLLISEQSTRLADQDECIKKLEEMFKNGACASEIEEKGSCSVKLHLRNEDKIKTEKSAPYYETFIDDDIQILSKGDFLQGKLVTLTLESNIIVAYGTIVHVNGGGNLLHGVPLPVNCMCIAIDEAVEKSAQLPFPIPNECDTIGDAVGSHVAWPVHLVLMRDEKHGKKKNVKKTSSSVLASHVLKSLNMLHFFCKHALDEENNISINLDHDLFDEEYELLVHLEDIIPFYELEPVSANCMVVYIWHLYRKMKSDNKVEKYRFMNPHTIQFIPFVTNLDRNGKIEHFNERATVLADRLSGSSRNQLVLVLVNVGS, from the exons ATGGAAGCTCGTGAACAGTTTCGTAAGGGTTATCACAATGGTAAAGCTGCTGAAAACAATGAGGCAGAACCAGTGGAATCTACTGAGACCGAGATGACAAGAAGTTCTAGAGGACGTACACGTTTGGATAAGGTCGTTAGGCAAAGGGTGCAGGGAGTTAGAAAGGATGTAATGTTCAATAAAATTGGACAGCCAATAGGAGAGTTTGCGGCTGAAATGCAGAGTTATATAGGAGTTCTCGCTCGAGAAAAGATTAAGATCAGTTACAAGACTTGGAAGCAAGTTCCAAGTGATGTTAAAGAATTAATATGGGAATCAGTTAAT CTAACATACAATATTAGCCCAAGCTGGAGGAAGGGCTGTTTGCATTCAGCGAATAGTAAGTGGCGGCAATACAAGGCGCATCTAACTGAGAAGTTCATTTTCTCGAAGCTTGATAAACCAGAGGAGTTGAAAGAACCGCCAAGTGGCTACGGTATTCCACGGGATGATTGGAGTTCCTTTGTAATCACTCGCATGTCCGTTGACTTCATT AACTTAAGTGCTgagcaaaagaagagaagaatgcaGAACATATACCCACATCGGCTATCCCGTAAAGGTTATGCACAATTTGCTGATGAAATA GCAAGTGAATTatgtgatgatgatgatgtcaaTCGGGCTCTTATTTGGAAGAAAGGACTGGTGAATAAGGAGGGTGAAGTTGAAGGAGATGATCTGAAAATGAAAATAGAAAAGATT GATGAATATGTGCAAAAAAAACGGGATGGTAAGTTGCACTTTGAAGGGTCAAAAAAGGATATCCTTTCAAATGTACTTGATTCAGAAGAGCATGGTGGACGTGTCAGGGGTGTTGGAGGTCATATAACTCCAACTTTCTACTTTAATGTTGGTACATTATGGAAGAGTCCTACTGGTGATGGCCACTTATTGATGCAACATAAAAAGGAGTTGTCAGAGGCAAAACTATTGATTTCAGAACAATCTACTCGCCTTGCAGATCAAGACGAATGCATAAAAAAGTTGGAAGAAATGTTCAAAAATGGTGCATGCGCCTCTGAGATTGAAGAGAAAGGTAGTTGCTCCGTAAAGTTACATCTCAGGAATGAAGACAAAATCAAAACAGAAAAGAGTGCCCCATATTATGAAACTTTCATTGATGATGACATTCAAATTCTGAGCAAAGGCGATTTCTTGCAG GGCAAGTTGGTTACGTTGACACTGGAATCTAATATTATAGTTGCATACGGTACAATTGTTCATGTCAATGGAGGTGGTAACTTACTTCATGGAGTTCCATTGCCCGTAAATTGTATGTGCATCGCCATTGATGAGGCTGTGGAGAAATCAGCACAGCTTCCATTCCCAATTCCAAATGAATGTGATACTATTGGTGATGCTGTAGGTTCTCACGTGGCTTGGCCTGTGCACTTGGTATTGATGCGGGATGAG AAGCATGGAAAGAAGAAAAATGTGAAGAAAACAAGTAGTTCTGTTTTGGCATCGCATGTACTGAAGTCCTTGAATATGTTGCATTTTTTCTGCAAGCATGCTCTTGATgaggaaaataatatatcaatcaatttAGATCATGATTTGTTTGACGAAGAATACGAACTACTTGTGCACCTTGAAGACATCATTCCCTTTTATGAGTTGGAGCCAGTATCTGCCAATTGTatggttgtttacatttg GCATCTTTACAGAAAGATGAAAAGTGATAACAAGGTTGAGAAATATAGGTTCATGAATCCACACACCATCCAATTCATTCCATTTGTGACCAACCTTGACAGAAATGGTAAAATTGAACACTTCAATGAAAGAGCGACTGTTTTGGCAGATAGGTTGAGTGGTTCATCGAGAAATCAACTAGTTTTGGTGCTAGTTAATGTTGG TTCGTGA